In Candidatus Defluviibacterium haderslevense, the following are encoded in one genomic region:
- a CDS encoding tetratricopeptide repeat protein, with product MNKLFCILFLIGTLYQGISQNRSFGTLSMIQSPTVKLKKNTTNNSKVDELKLQHATEIFDRLVEARGDFRYPVPTLVMNKKEDYGAYMDYEKMEINLEEKAYDVCASFRDTAKVNAALAFILGHELTHHYEKHAWRRGFVTNFKNLDIGMKLDSIQDDVVNETQADYLGGFLCYTAGFGYFENAGALVDSIYKAYKLPSKLAKYPSLADRKKLCTRTFDKLQDLIQIFNMANLLTLTEHFEMSHEFSKFVLQDYQSREIYNNLGVSILLQAIIDFPQYAKKRLKYKYPIEIELQERWPIIEPPQNNQTTGGWGSSKPKLIVFNPFQKLVYQALLNFDAAISLDPNFAPAYLNKACAYALLGDSTRAAFYANVECRLRAKQNYEKTTLDIEVLLGVLEANSGNDSIAKTIFQTAAEKGSSIAKLNLKVLVLGPKDFFNEDIKEPKIIINEPVEDDKSKGSGGATLMNHIEYTPAKDYGDDEQIDSLNLRNLITKSILPNMKTINIGDKTQLSTSTKKSNYSTLYIIEQVKSYDKIYFLGTKPKYKGKTFRGISIGSNVESVLKVYGDPKSTYESSTGQILTYHNIIFILGKKNQVEQWYIYEKA from the coding sequence ATGAATAAATTATTTTGTATTTTATTTCTTATTGGAACTTTGTATCAGGGAATTAGTCAAAATAGAAGTTTTGGTACCCTATCTATGATACAAAGTCCAACTGTTAAGTTGAAAAAAAATACAACTAATAATTCCAAAGTGGATGAGCTTAAACTTCAGCACGCCACTGAAATTTTTGATAGATTAGTTGAGGCCAGAGGAGATTTTAGATATCCTGTTCCTACACTTGTGATGAATAAAAAGGAAGATTATGGGGCGTACATGGACTATGAGAAAATGGAAATTAATTTAGAGGAGAAGGCTTACGATGTGTGTGCGAGTTTTCGCGATACTGCTAAAGTTAATGCTGCTCTTGCTTTTATTTTAGGTCATGAACTAACCCATCATTATGAAAAACACGCCTGGCGAAGGGGTTTTGTTACCAATTTCAAAAATTTAGATATCGGAATGAAGTTAGACAGCATTCAAGATGATGTAGTTAATGAAACACAAGCTGATTATTTGGGTGGTTTCTTATGTTATACTGCTGGTTTTGGATATTTCGAAAACGCGGGGGCTTTAGTTGATTCCATTTATAAGGCATACAAATTACCAAGTAAACTTGCAAAATATCCTTCTTTGGCTGATAGAAAAAAATTGTGCACAAGAACCTTTGATAAGTTGCAAGACCTTATTCAGATTTTCAATATGGCTAATCTGTTAACTTTAACAGAACATTTTGAGATGTCCCATGAATTTTCAAAATTTGTTTTGCAAGATTATCAAAGCAGGGAAATTTATAATAATTTGGGCGTAAGTATATTGTTACAAGCTATAATTGATTTTCCGCAATATGCTAAAAAAAGATTAAAATATAAATATCCTATAGAGATTGAGCTTCAAGAACGATGGCCAATCATTGAACCCCCTCAAAACAATCAAACGACTGGTGGATGGGGAAGTTCAAAACCAAAATTGATCGTATTTAATCCTTTCCAGAAATTAGTATATCAAGCCTTACTTAATTTTGATGCCGCAATAAGTTTAGATCCAAATTTTGCACCAGCGTATTTAAACAAAGCTTGTGCGTATGCTTTATTAGGTGATAGTACTCGAGCTGCGTTCTATGCCAATGTTGAATGTAGATTAAGAGCTAAACAAAATTATGAAAAGACAACTTTAGATATAGAAGTTTTATTAGGTGTTTTAGAAGCAAATTCGGGTAATGATTCGATTGCCAAAACTATTTTTCAAACTGCTGCAGAAAAGGGTAGTTCAATTGCAAAATTAAATTTAAAAGTGCTGGTTCTAGGACCTAAAGATTTCTTTAATGAAGATATAAAGGAACCTAAAATTATCATCAATGAACCTGTAGAAGATGACAAATCTAAAGGGTCGGGAGGTGCAACATTGATGAATCACATTGAATATACTCCGGCTAAAGATTACGGTGATGATGAACAAATTGATTCTCTAAATTTGAGAAATTTAATCACTAAAAGTATTTTGCCAAACATGAAAACCATCAATATTGGAGATAAAACTCAATTGTCTACTTCAACCAAGAAAAGTAATTATTCCACATTGTACATAATAGAACAAGTGAAATCTTATGATAAAATATATTTTCTTGGTACTAAACCTAAATATAAAGGAAAAACATTCAGAGGTATTTCCATTGGTTCGAATGTGGAATCA